The Blattabacteriaceae bacterium sequence GAGCCTAGCTCCAGTAAAAGCAGCTGTTTTACCTTTAGTGAAAAAAGATGGCCTTGCTGAAATGGCTAAAAAAATTTTCCATACACTTAAAACTGATCACCAAATAACTTACGATGAAAATGAATCTATAGGAAAACGGTACCGTCGCCAAGATTCTATCGGTACTCCGATTTGTATCACAATTGATTATGAGAGTTTTCAAGATGAAAGTATCACCGTAAGATTTAGAGATGATATGAAACAAAAGAGACTTTTTATTAAAGAACTAACCGATTTTTTGAATATAGAAACTGGAATAACAAGTTTATTGAAAAATCTCTAAAGTGGTCCCAGCTAGATTCGAACCAGCGACCTCCTGATTATGAGTCAGATGCTCTAACCGTCTGAGCTATGGGACCTATAAGACTATAAGCTGGATTCTGTCATCGAGCTTTATCATTTCTCTTTGATAAGAATTACTTCTTACCTACCAGCTGCTTACCCCTTGACAAAAACAGCTAGGCTACCTACAATGCCAGTATACTGGCATTACACCACGCAGAGTTTACCTGATTTCACTACAGCCTAACTGTATTTTCTTTCTGTTGCACTAGTCCTCGCTTTTAGCGTTCGGTAATTATCCGATGCTTCGGCACTCTGGTGCCCAGACTTTCCTCATTTAACTTTATGCGATAAAGCGTCCTTATTTTCTTATAATATAATAAATAATAGTATGTTCTCTATTTGATTAAATGCTAAGCTTTTTTATTAGGTTTTTTAATGGCATGTTACTAACATTTTAAATGAAAATTACTGCAAAGTACAATTCAAAGTATGTGGAAGAAAAGCATTATAAGGAATGGATACAATCAGGTTTTTTTAATTCAAAACCTGATAAAAGAAAGCCTTATACATTGGTTATTCCTCCTCCAAATGTTACAGGAAGACTTCACATGGGGCATATGCTAAACAATACCATACAAGATGTCTTAGCCAGAAGAGCGCGATTGCGTAACTACAATGTTTGTTGGGTTCCAGGAACTGATCATGCAGCTATTGCTACAGAGAATAAAGTGGTAAATCAACTAAAAAAAGAAGGTATTTCTAAAGAATATTTAGGAAGAAAAGCTTTTCTAGCTAGAGTTTGGAATTGGACAAATAAACATCGAAATATCATTTTCGACCAATTAAAAAGACTAGGATGCTCCTGTGATTGGAGAAGAAGTAGATTTACACTAGATTCAAGGTTTTCTGAATCAGTTACTAAGGCTTTCATAGCTCTTTATAAAAAAGGATTAATATATAGAGCATATAGAATGATACATTGGGACCCTGAAGTAAAAACTACTCTCTCAGATGAAGAAATCTTTTATGAAGAACGTTTTGGTAAACTTTATTACCTCAAATATTTTATTGAAAATACAGAAGAATTTATTCTAGTGGCTACTACACGTCCAGAATCCATTACTGGAGATTCTGCTATTTGCGTTAATCCTAACGATCAACGTTATTTTCATTTTAAAAATCGTAGAGCGATTATTCCCATCTTAGGAAGATTAATCCCTATTATTGAAGATGAATATGTAAAAATGAGTTTTGGTACGGGATGTTTGAAGGTAACTCCATCTCAGAATTTTACTGATAAAGCATTAGCTGAAAAACATGATTTAGAATTTATAAAAGGGGGTAAATACAAACGAAGGGCAATCATAAAAGATCTAGAGAAAATGGGAGCTCTAGTAAGAATGGAAAAACATTCTCATAAAATAGGAATTTCAGAACGTAGTAGTTCTATTATTGAACCTAGACTGTCTATGCAATGGTTTCTTCAAGTAAAACCATTAGCGAAAAATGCTTTGAAAGCTGTGAAAAAAGGAGAAATTAAATTTTTTCCAGAAGAATTAAAAAATGTATACAGATATTGGATGGAAAACTTAAAAGATTGGAATATTTCTAGGCAACTCTGGTGGGGCCACAGAATTCCAGTTTACTATTATGATAATGCTTTTGTTGTAGCAAGGAATACTGAAGCAGCTAGTATAAAAACTAACAACCTTAAACAGGATACTGATGTTCTAGATACTTGGTTTTCTTCTTGGCTTTGGTCAATATCTATTTTTGATAGGACAGACATTTTATATTATTATCCAACACAAGATTTGGTTACCGCTCCAGATATTTTATTTTTTTGGGTAGCCAGAATGATTATGGCTGGGTATTCTTTTTTAGGAGAAAAGCCTTTTAATAAGGTTTATTTTACAGGAATTGTTAGAGACAATCAACGTAAAAAAATGTCTAAATCACTAGGAAACTCCCCAGAGTCTGTTGATTTAATAAATCAATATGGGGCAGATGGAGTTCGTGCAGGATTACTATTAAGTACTAAAGCAGGGGATGATTTGCGTTTCAGCGAAATTCTCTGTATACAAGGTCGTAATTTTTCGAACAAGATATGGAATGCATTTAGATTAATTAAACAATGGGAGGAATCTTTAGTGGATAATCATATATATTCGTCTTCCATACTAGCTGTTGACTGGTTTAGTCATCGATTCTATCAAGCTCTTGAAGAGATAGAGAAATCTTTTGAAGATAATAAGATTTCTGAAGCATTAATGAGTTTATACAAACTGATTAGAGAGGACTTTTGTTCTTATTTTCTAGAACTCGTAAAACCAGATAAAGGTAAAAATATTGGGCTGGAAGTGTTTTCAAAAACCGTTGAATTTTTTGAAAATTTGCTGAAGCTTTTACATCCCTTTATGCCTTTTATCACAGAGGAAATTTGGCAAAATCTCAAGATTAGATCAGCTGAAGCTAAGGAATATTTAATGGTTTATGATTGGCCGAAAAAAAAAAATTATCAAACAAAGATATTAGAAGATTTCGAAAATTATGCTAAAATTATCAAGAAAATTAGATTTTTGAGAAAATATAATAAAATATCTCAAAAAGAGCAATTAGATCTGTTTATTTTAACTAAAAAACCAAGGAGGAATCTATCCATTATTAAAAAATTAGGAGTAATCTCTAAAATAGAATACGTTAATAAGAAACCTATCTATGAAACTATTTCGTTCTTTTTGGTATCTGATGAATACCATCTAAAAAAAATCTTTAAACGGAAAATAGATTTTTCATCTGAAAAAGATAAATTAGAAAAAGACCTTCATCATTATAGAAACTTATTAGAAAGAAGTAGAAAAAATATTTCTAACAAAAAATTTATTCTTTTTGCTCCAAAAGAAATTATAGAAAGAGAAAAAAAAAAAGAATTTGACATTCTTGAAAAAATTCGTTGGATAGAGAATCATCTTCATATGATTAAAAGCAATTTAGTTCAAAAAAACAAAAATTAATTTCCCTAAAAGCGCTTACATCGCTATCAGATCCATGAATAGCATTACGCTTTAAAGATTTAGCATAAGATTTTCGAATGGTTCCTTCTTTTGCTTTTTTGAAATTTGTATCTCCAATAAGCAATCTAAAATCTGAAACCGCTTTGTTTTTTTCCAAAACAGCTGCAATTATTGGATGGTTACTCATAAACTCAACCAATGAGTCAAAAAAAGACTTATATTTATGAACAGAATAAAATTCTTGGGCATCTTTTTTGGAAAACATCATCATTTTTAGAGCACGAATCTTAAATCCAGAATATCTTATTTGATCTAAAATAAGATATTCATAGCAGTTTTTAACAGCATCAGGTTTAATTATAGCAAGCGTAAATTTCATAAATACTTTCATTGAAAATGAAAAAAAAAATATATCACAAACCTGTACTAATAAATTCAAGCACAGAAAATTTGGTTTTTAATCCGAATGGAACATATATTGATGTTACATTTGGGGGAGGGGGACATTCTAGGGCAATTTTGGAAAAATTAACCAAAAAGGGTAGGCTATTAGCCTTTGATCAAGATGAAGAAGCTATAAAAAAAAACCCAATTAAAGACAAAAGATTAAAAATTTTTAATAAAAATTTTAGATTTATAAAAGATGTTTTGAACCTTAAAAAAATAAATAACGTATCAGGTGTTATAATTGATTTAGGAGTTTCTTGGCACCAAATTGACTCCGCCTATCGTGGTTTTTCTACTCGTTTTAATTATCCTCTTGATATGAGAATGAACTTGCGTTCTAAATATTCAGCTAAAGAAATACTGAAATATTATTCAGAGAAAAAATTAAGTGAAGTTTTCTATAAATATGGAGAATTTAAAAACAGCAAGTTTATTGCTAAAAGAATAGTAAAAAAACGTGCAAAAAAAAACATAGAAACTTCATTTGATTTAATGGAGTTATTTAAAGAAATTAAAAAGCAAAAATTTTTTGCTCGACTTTTCCAAGCACTTAGAATAGAAGTAAACGATGAAATCAACGCTTTAAAAGAACTATTGACTCAATCTAGTTCTTTTTTGAGTAAAGAAGGAAGGATCTCTGTAATTTCCTATCACTCACTTGAAGACCGTTTGGTTAAACGTTTTTTCAAAACAGGATCGTTTGAAGGTTTTTTAGAAAAAGATTTTTTCGGAAAAAAAAATATTCATTTAGAATCTATTTATTCCAAAGCTATTACTCCAAATAATGAGGAAATAACAAGGAATAAACGCGCAAGAAGTGCTCGATTGAGAATAGCCAAAAAACTATAGCAATTCCTTAATCTTCTGCAAAGAAAGCATTTACTCTATTCATTACTAGCGAACATTTGTTCCGTCATATTACACGACGTTTATCCTTTACAGATGGGATACTTTGGCATAAACAAAAAGCATCGCAGATGACAAGTTACTACGCAAGCTCCACAACAAGGCAAGAACGAAAGCCTTATACTCTTCTAAATAAGAATAGAATTTTCATCAATAGTTTTCCCACTTACGTAAATAAATAGTCATAATTCTATCAAAAGCAGAACGTACAAGATCTTTAATAACTGTAAAAGACTTGGTTGTAATTGACAAGTCTGAGCCATGTGCTTGTCCATTTCTATAAAGAGCCGCATATTCCTTCCGTTCATTTAGATAATCGAGCATTTATAAAAATGAACTTTCAGAGTAAATTTTCTATACAGAATAGGTTTAAAATCTCCCAGATTATTCTGGACCATTTTGCCTCAAATTTTGAGAATAAAGCTTAAATATTTTTTCATAGAAAAGTATTATTTATATGAACGAGTGTAAGAGTTTATTTATAAGCCCAGGCTGAAACATTAGCATAATTAGCATCATCTCTTACCTTAAATGGCACTTACGGGCCTATATATGCTTTTTCTTCATCTCTACACCTAACTTTATCTCCACACCTTTTTCATTACGAGACATACCACACATTACTAAAGCTTTGTGAAAATAATCTACAGTACTTTTCTCTACCGTATAGCAGCCTCAGATTTATTAAATTCAGGATTATTTACTGACCTGTGCTAATAAGCTAAATAATCAGCAATAGTATATTAGCTTCTCCAATTTAACAACCCTCATACCAAGTATAACGTGGATAAATTTTCATTGGATTATTGGAAGTTGGTAATCTTTTCAGAAATCTTAAAGAGATTTACGTATTTATCTTCTATAACCTTACCACCTAAAAGAGTACAAGCTCTACATATAATGGCTGATGAAAAAACGCCTTACAGCCTATAGGCTAGATTTCTTGGAATGGAACAAGATTTACAAAATATAAAATGTAGTATAAACTGGATTCTTAAATAAACTTATGACCAATTGATAGTTGTTTATTTTTCCATATTTATCGTTTTTCAAAGGAATAGTAAAAATGTAGGATTAAAAAAATAAGAATTACCTGGTACTAGCATTATCCCATTTTGTATAATTTACCCTCTTTTTTTTTAAAAAAAGAAGAAAATGTGGAGAATAAAAAAAATGCTAACAGAGAGAAACAAAAGCCATAAAAAGCCCTATTCTATACGAAAAATAGTGAACATATAAATGCACAACCAAAAAAAATCATTAAAAAAAAACAGTAAATGCCATCAAAATTCTTCCACCAATAGAAGAAATTTGTATAAACTCATAATTATGGAGAAATTTAAAAAAAAAATTAAACACGAGCATTACATGCTCTATAAAAACACTCTACTCTACTAAGCGTTTCTCTCTTTCCTATCATTTCCATTAGAAAAAAAATGCCAACTCCCCGCAAACTTCCAACTAAGGCAAGTCTCAATTTTTTTTGAAAAAAAACAGAACTTATGTTATGTTGTTTTGAAAAATCCTTTATTTTTATCTTTAAAGAAGATTCTTTAAAATCTTCTACAGATTCCAAGAGTTTTTTTAAATCTTTTACGATAAAGCAGTATCTGCTTGATCTAATTTTTTGTAGATAACATTTATCATAGCTTTTAGGGCATATGAAAAAATACGATGATTGTTCCCAAATTTCATTAATAAAACAAACTCTTTTTCTTACAGATTCTAGAACCTTTCGTATATAATTTTCATCATATAAAATATGATGTTTTTCAATATTTTTTCGAAAAAGAGCACTTATTTCGTAAAGTGTTTTTTTTTTCAAATATTGGTGATTGAACCATCTAGCTTTTTCTAGACTGAGATAGACACTGGATTTTCCAACTTTTTCCAGAGAAAATTTTCTGACTAAGTCATTCATTAGAAAAAATTCTTCCACTCCTCCTGGATTCCATCCTAAAAAAGCAAGCATATTGATAATAGCTTCTGGGAAGTAACCATATTCTCTATATCCACGTAGAACTATACCAGTTTCAGGGTCTCTCCATTGAATAGGAAATATAGGGAATTTTCCTTTATCACGTTTACTTAGCTTTCCTTTTCCTCTTGGATTTAAAATCAATGGTAAATGAACAAATTTTGGAATTTCCCATCCAAATGATCTATATAAAAGACAATGAAATCCCATTGAAGGTAACCATTCTTCTCCCCTAATAACATGGGATATATGCATTAAATGATCATCAATAACATTAGCCAAATGATAACTAGGCATTCCATCGGATTTAAGAAGAATTTTATCATCTAGGGTAGATGTGTTTATATGAATCTTTCCTCGTACTTCATCATATATTTCCAAACATTCGTTTTTGTAAGGGGTTTTAAAACGTATTACGTAAGGCTTTTCTAATCTACGATGCACTTCCTTGTATGAAAGCGAAAGGGAATTTTCCATTTTTTCTCTAATTATAGAATTGTAAAGAAATTTTTCTCCATTCTTTTGAAATTTATTTCTAATCTTCTCAAGAGTTTCATTTGAATCAAAAGCATAGTAAGCAAAACCTTTTTTTAGAAGTTGGCTTGCTTGATAAATATAAATATATTTCCTCTCTGATTGTCTATACGGACCATGGCTTACTCTAAAAAATGGACATTCATCAGGTCTTATTCCACACCATTCAAGAACCTGAGATATGTATGATTCAGATTCTGGAACGAATCTTTCTGTATCTGTATCCTCTATTCGCAAAACGAAACTTCCTTGGTTTTTTATAGCAAACAGGTAGTTATACAGAGCCGTACGAAGCCCCCCTAAGTGTAAAGGTCCAGTAGGACTTGGGGCGAATCGTACTCTTACTTTTTTCAGTAATTTTTTCCTCATACTAATTTGATTAATGATTTATCTTTTATTATATTTTATTTAATGCCTGTGTGGTGAAATTGGTAGACACGCTAGATTCAAAATCTTGTAGCCTTTATGGGCTATACGGGTTCGAATCCCGTCATAGGTACACTGTAACTTTGTAACTTTAATCGATCTGGACGGGTTTCGAACCCGTGACCTCGCATGTGACAAACGCGTATTCTAACCAACTGAACTACCAGACCTAATCTTTAAAAAAAATCTTCTTCAAAAACATTTTCTAATTTAGATTCCAGAATACTTTTTTTTGCGTATCCTATATGTCTATATATTTCTTTTCCACTTTTAAAAAAAACTAGAGTAGGGATACTTCGTATATTGAATTCTTTAGCAATTTCAGGATGTTTCTCCACATTAACTTTTACAATAAAAGCTTTTCCTTTATATTTTTCTGCTAATTCGTCTATCTCTGCCGAGATAGCTAAGCAAGGACCACACCAAGGTGCCCAAAAATCTACTAGAACAGGAGTTTTAGATTGGAAAAAAACTTTTTTTAAATTTATTTCTTTTGCCATATTTTTCTTTTTTTAATGTTAAAATTGTTCCATATTTTTTTTTCTCTATAAAAAGACCTATTTTTACGAGAGTAACTCCAGCTTTTAAAGCTAAAAAAGCACTTTCTAATTTAGTAATCATGCCATCTGCAATTACTTTCTTTTTTTTCAATTCTTGGTAGGTCTTTTCATCCATTTTATGAATAAATGAATTATCATTTTTTAGATCAAGTAAAACACCTTTTTTTTCAAATACAAAGTGTAAACTAACCTTATGATGCGAAATTAGAGATTCTGCCACATTTGCAGCAATATTATCTGCGTTGGTATTTAGCAAACCACCATTTCCATCATGGGTAATTGAACACATAACAGGAATAAATCCCTTTTCAAGAAGAAAATTTAGAAAAGGAAGGTTTAAACTTTTTTTACTTAAATTTCCTACATTCCCATACCCATAATTTCTTTCCCTTAAAGAAGGTCTAAAAGCTTTAATAAAATTTCCATCTGCTCCAGAAAATCCTAACGCAAGACAACCTAAAGATTGTAGAAAACACACTATTTTTTTATTAATAAGTCCAGCATATATCATAGTGACAACGTCAAGTGTTATATCATCCGTAATTCGTCTTCCATTAAAGAAATAAGAATAAACGCCTAATATTTCAGAAACTTTTCCACAAATTTTTCCACCTCCATGAATTAATATTTTACCTCCATCAAGCTTATGAAAAGCTGTTAAAGAATCCTTTAACAGATCTACATTATCGATAATATTTCCTCCTATTTTTATTAAATGAATCACTTAATATTTTTTTGAGAATTTCAATGAAAACTGTTTGTGTAGAAAAAATTCTGTTTTCAGCTTGTTGAAAAACAAGAGAATTTTTTCCGTCTAGTACAGAATCTTCCACCACTATTCCTCTTCGGACGGGAAGACAATGCATAAACTTCCCGTTATTAGTTAAACTCATTTTTTCTTTTGTAATTCTCCAATTAGTATCTTGAGAAAGTATTTTTCCGTATGATAAATAACTGCTCCAATTTTTAGCATAAATAAAATCAGCCCCTTCAAAAGCTTCCTTTTGATCATAAGTTATTTTTGCCATTTTACTAAAACGTTTATCTAGTTCATACTCTTTTGGATGAGTAATAACTAAATCAACTTTCGAAAGTTCGGATACCCATTGCAGAAAAGAATTAGGGACTGAATGAGGTAAAACTCTTACATGTGGAGCCCAACTTAATACAACCTTAATCCTTTTTTTTTTAGTCGGACGGAATTCTTCAATGGTAATTACATCAGCTAAGGATTGCAGAGGATGCAAAGTTGCACTCTCTAGACTAACTACAGGTACTCTAGAATAATTTTTTATTTTTTTTAAAAAAAGTTCTTTGGAATCATAAGATCTATCTAAAAATTTTGGAAAAGTTCGTACTCCTAAAATATCACAATAAAGACTCATTACGTAGATAGCTTCTTTAATGTGTTCTTGACTTTTTTCCATAACAGTTCCATCATTCATTTCTATTTTCCAAGAATCATTCTCTGTATTTAAGATCCAAATATTGACTCCTAAATTAAAAGCAGCCTTTTGACTACTTAAACGAGTACGTAAGCTTGGATTAAAAAAAACTAAACCTATAGTTTTTTTTTCTCCTATTTTTTGGAAATAATAAGGATTTTTTTTTAAATACTTAACCTTTTCAATGAGGATCCGTAAATCCTCTACATCTTCTATACTTAGAAATTGGTTCATTGTAAGTATCTAAAGATACTGGATAAAGATCATCTATCGATAGTTTGCAAAAAGCATTTATAAAAGTTTTTGCTAAACAGCAATCAGTTATTAAAGGAATGTTTAAGTCTATTGCAGCCCTACGAATGACATAATCATCATCTAAATTTATTAATTTTTTAGAAATGTTAATAACAACGTCCAATTTTTCTACTTTCATAATATATTTCGACCCATGTATAAAAATGGATTTTATCCCTTGTTTATACAATAAATTCCAATACTTCCATGTAGCAAATAGAGCATAGATTTTTAATGCTTCAATTTCGAAAAATAAGGCATTAATGAAAATGTTTTTTTCATTAATTCGGTATCCAGCCGAAAACATCGCTTTCATTAAAGCTTCTTCTAAGCTTATACCAATACTTGCCACTTCTCCAGTTGAAGTCATCTCAACTCCGAGAATGGGATCAGATCCATGTAGGCGAGAAAAAGAAAATTGAGAAGCTTTCACCCCCAAAAAACTCATATTTAAATTTTTATTTTTCCAAAAAAGTTTTTTACCAAAAATAGCCTTTGTAGCTAAATCGATCATGTTAATATTCGAAACTTTTGAAACTAAAGGGAAGCTTCTCGATGCCCTTAAATTACACTCTATTACTTGAATATGATTATTTTCAAGTAAAAATTGGATATTAAAAGGACCAGAAATATTAAAATGTTTAGCAATTTTTTGAGATAGTCTTTCTATTTTTTTTCTAGAAAAGAACCCAATATTTTTTGGTGGATAAATTAAAGTAGCGTCACCTGAATGGATTCCAGCAAATTCCACATGTTCAGAAATTGCATAAAAAAAAATTTTACCAAAAGCAGCAACTGCGTCAAATTCAATTTCTTTAGCATTTTCAATAAATTTGCTTAAAACTATAGTATGTTCTGTAGCTATTTTTCCATATTTTTTAATATAAAAATTAAAATAATCATAATTGTAAACTACTTGCATTGATGCACCTGAAAGAACATAAGAAGGACGTAGTAGAACTGGAAATCCAACTTTTTTAGTAAAATCTTCAGCATAAGAAAAATCAGAGAATTCTTGCCAAAGTGGCTGACTAATTCCTAGAATATCTAAAGACTTAGAAAAAATATGTCTGTTTTCCACCTTATCAATAGAAATAGGAGAAGTGCCTAATACAGGAATACCGCTTTTATAGAGTTTTAAAGCTAAATTATTGGTAATTTGTCCTCCCATAGAGGCTATTATTCCTAAAGGTTTTTCTAGTTCTAGAATATCTAAAATACGTTCAATACTAAGCTCTTCAAAATAAAGCCTATCACATTTGTCAAAATCAGTACTAACTGTTTCTGGATTATAGTTTATCATCAAAGATTGATATCCTATTTCTTTAATAGTTTCTAGTGTTTTAACACTACACCAATCAAATTCCACGCTGCTACCAATGCGATATACACCTGATCCTAAAATTAGTATGGATTTTCTATTGCAGATTACATCATGTTTAGCTGCGTGATAGCTTAGATAAAGGTAATTCGTATTTGCAGGATATTCAGCAGCCAATGTATCAACTCTGCGTATAAAAGGAATAATTGATAGAGATTTTCTATTTTTTCTTATATATTTTGATACTCTCTGGAAATCTTCTTCAACCACAAAAAAACTTGCAATCTGTTCATCTGAAAACCCTTGCTTTTTAGATTCTATTAAAGATTTATATGGAATTTTAGACCAATTTCCATAAGAAATAAAATTATTTTTTGTTAGGAATAAACTTTCTAATCTTTTCAAGAACCAAGGGTTTATCATTGTAAGATGATGAATTTCCTCAATAGTAAATCCAGCATAAAAAGCTGATTCTATTACTTGAATACGTTTATCTGTTGGGTTTTTCAGCATTTCCTCAATCATTTCATGGGTAGTTAAAAAAAGCTTTTTCGGGTTAATAAAACCTAGGAGGCCTAGATCAAGCATCCGAAGACCTTTTTGTAAAGCTTCTTCAAAAGATCCACCGAGAGACATTACCTCTCCAACACTTTTCATGCTGCTACTAATTTTTTGGTAAACACTATCAAATTTTTTAAGGTCCCAACGGGGTAATTTACAAACGATATAATCTAAAGCTGGTTCAAAAAAAGCTGAAGTTATTCCAGTAATAATATTATTAAGCTTATGTAAGCCATAACCTAATGCAAGCTTAGAGGCTATAAAAGCTAATGGATAAGCAGTTGCTTTAGAGGCAAGGGCACTTGAACGAGAAAGACGTGCATTAACTTCAATGACGCGGTAATCTACTGAATTTGGAGATAAAGCAAACTGGACATTACACTCTCCAATAATACCAAAATGACGAATAATTCGAGTAGAAATATCTCTTAGATTATAAGATTCGGAATTACTCAAAGTCTGAGAAGGTGCCACAACAACGCTTTCTCCAGTATGAACCCCAATTGGGTCAATATTTTCCATATTACAAACAGCAATACAATTATCGAAACGATCACGAATAACTTCATATTCTATTTCTTTCCATCCTTTAAGAGATTCCTCTAGAATAATTTTATTCGTATACGAAAAAGCTTTTACAGCTATAAATTTTAGTTCATTAATATCATACGCAAATCCACTTCCTAAGCCCCCCAAAGCATAAGAAGAACGAACTATCATGGGAAATCCCACTTCTTCAGCTTTTTTCATAGCTTTTTCAATAGAATCCACTGCTACACTTATTGCATTTTTTATTCCAAGAGTTTGGAGCTCTTTACGAAAAAGAGCCCTGTCTTCACTTCTAACAATAGACTGAATTGGAGTTCCTAATACTTTTAGTTTA is a genomic window containing:
- a CDS encoding N-acetylornithine carbamoyltransferase translates to MNQFLSIEDVEDLRILIEKVKYLKKNPYYFQKIGEKKTIGLVFFNPSLRTRLSSQKAAFNLGVNIWILNTENDSWKIEMNDGTVMEKSQEHIKEAIYVMSLYCDILGVRTFPKFLDRSYDSKELFLKKIKNYSRVPVVSLESATLHPLQSLADVITIEEFRPTKKKRIKVVLSWAPHVRVLPHSVPNSFLQWVSELSKVDLVITHPKEYELDKRFSKMAKITYDQKEAFEGADFIYAKNWSSYLSYGKILSQDTNWRITKEKMSLTNNGKFMHCLPVRRGIVVEDSVLDGKNSLVFQQAENRIFSTQTVFIEILKKILSDSFNKNRRKYYR
- the gltX gene encoding glutamate--tRNA ligase — protein: MRKKLLKKVRVRFAPSPTGPLHLGGLRTALYNYLFAIKNQGSFVLRIEDTDTERFVPESESYISQVLEWCGIRPDECPFFRVSHGPYRQSERKYIYIYQASQLLKKGFAYYAFDSNETLEKIRNKFQKNGEKFLYNSIIREKMENSLSLSYKEVHRRLEKPYVIRFKTPYKNECLEIYDEVRGKIHINTSTLDDKILLKSDGMPSYHLANVIDDHLMHISHVIRGEEWLPSMGFHCLLYRSFGWEIPKFVHLPLILNPRGKGKLSKRDKGKFPIFPIQWRDPETGIVLRGYREYGYFPEAIINMLAFLGWNPGGVEEFFLMNDLVRKFSLEKVGKSSVYLSLEKARWFNHQYLKKKTLYEISALFRKNIEKHHILYDENYIRKVLESVRKRVCFINEIWEQSSYFFICPKSYDKCYLQKIRSSRYCFIVKDLKKLLESVEDFKESSLKIKIKDFSKQHNISSVFFQKKLRLALVGSLRGVGIFFLMEMIGKRETLSRVECFYRACNARV
- the rsmH gene encoding 16S rRNA (cytosine(1402)-N(4))-methyltransferase RsmH yields the protein MKKKIYHKPVLINSSTENLVFNPNGTYIDVTFGGGGHSRAILEKLTKKGRLLAFDQDEEAIKKNPIKDKRLKIFNKNFRFIKDVLNLKKINNVSGVIIDLGVSWHQIDSAYRGFSTRFNYPLDMRMNLRSKYSAKEILKYYSEKKLSEVFYKYGEFKNSKFIAKRIVKKRAKKNIETSFDLMELFKEIKKQKFFARLFQALRIEVNDEINALKELLTQSSSFLSKEGRISVISYHSLEDRLVKRFFKTGSFEGFLEKDFFGKKNIHLESIYSKAITPNNEEITRNKRARSARLRIAKKL
- the argB gene encoding acetylglutamate kinase, which encodes MIHLIKIGGNIIDNVDLLKDSLTAFHKLDGGKILIHGGGKICGKVSEILGVYSYFFNGRRITDDITLDVVTMIYAGLINKKIVCFLQSLGCLALGFSGADGNFIKAFRPSLRERNYGYGNVGNLSKKSLNLPFLNFLLEKGFIPVMCSITHDGNGGLLNTNADNIAANVAESLISHHKVSLHFVFEKKGVLLDLKNDNSFIHKMDEKTYQELKKKKVIADGMITKLESAFLALKAGVTLVKIGLFIEKKKYGTILTLKKEKYGKRNKFKKSFFPI
- a CDS encoding valine--tRNA ligase, with the protein product MKITAKYNSKYVEEKHYKEWIQSGFFNSKPDKRKPYTLVIPPPNVTGRLHMGHMLNNTIQDVLARRARLRNYNVCWVPGTDHAAIATENKVVNQLKKEGISKEYLGRKAFLARVWNWTNKHRNIIFDQLKRLGCSCDWRRSRFTLDSRFSESVTKAFIALYKKGLIYRAYRMIHWDPEVKTTLSDEEIFYEERFGKLYYLKYFIENTEEFILVATTRPESITGDSAICVNPNDQRYFHFKNRRAIIPILGRLIPIIEDEYVKMSFGTGCLKVTPSQNFTDKALAEKHDLEFIKGGKYKRRAIIKDLEKMGALVRMEKHSHKIGISERSSSIIEPRLSMQWFLQVKPLAKNALKAVKKGEIKFFPEELKNVYRYWMENLKDWNISRQLWWGHRIPVYYYDNAFVVARNTEAASIKTNNLKQDTDVLDTWFSSWLWSISIFDRTDILYYYPTQDLVTAPDILFFWVARMIMAGYSFLGEKPFNKVYFTGIVRDNQRKKMSKSLGNSPESVDLINQYGADGVRAGLLLSTKAGDDLRFSEILCIQGRNFSNKIWNAFRLIKQWEESLVDNHIYSSSILAVDWFSHRFYQALEEIEKSFEDNKISEALMSLYKLIREDFCSYFLELVKPDKGKNIGLEVFSKTVEFFENLLKLLHPFMPFITEEIWQNLKIRSAEAKEYLMVYDWPKKKNYQTKILEDFENYAKIIKKIRFLRKYNKISQKEQLDLFILTKKPRRNLSIIKKLGVISKIEYVNKKPIYETISFFLVSDEYHLKKIFKRKIDFSSEKDKLEKDLHHYRNLLERSRKNISNKKFILFAPKEIIEREKKKEFDILEKIRWIENHLHMIKSNLVQKNKN
- a CDS encoding nucleoside-diphosphate kinase translates to MKFTLAIIKPDAVKNCYEYLILDQIRYSGFKIRALKMMMFSKKDAQEFYSVHKYKSFFDSLVEFMSNHPIIAAVLEKNKAVSDFRLLIGDTNFKKAKEGTIRKSYAKSLKRNAIHGSDSDVSAFREINFCFFELNCF
- the trxA gene encoding thioredoxin, with translation MAKEINLKKVFFQSKTPVLVDFWAPWCGPCLAISAEIDELAEKYKGKAFIVKVNVEKHPEIAKEFNIRSIPTLVFFKSGKEIYRHIGYAKKSILESKLENVFEEDFF